One Hydractinia symbiolongicarpus strain clone_291-10 chromosome 7, HSymV2.1, whole genome shotgun sequence genomic window, AAACCACAAATGCACACGCATGGAAAGAGACAAAAAAAAGTCCAAACcatcaaaacataaaaaaatatatataatattagtaataataataaaaagccGGTGGAGAAAGGTCGGAGGTTCCAAACATTTGTAAGGAAATAAACATAgtgtcaaacaaaaacaaaacattatacAAGATCTTACCTTTTCATCGCCAGTCCATAACAGCGTTCCTGAAAGGTCAAATTCTAAACATCGAATTGACGTGGTTCCTTTGGCGACGCCGTCTTTTGTGCATTTTCCGGTCGACATGTTGAAGACTTGCACGTGGCCCCTTTTGTTCCCAGTCTTTTTATcagtcaagaaaaaacatgtgcAGACAATTATTTTGACTGTATTGCACTGTAATAAACTGTGTCTAATTTTTCCGTTTCATAAAGAAAGTTTAAATTATTACCAAAAATTTCATTGCAGTTCTATAATTTCCCTTTATGGGCTCTAAAAAACataattaaccaatcaaaagcaattttttttaactcaaaaACCGCAACACGTCTCAATGTTCACAAATATTAATTCTGAAAGATTTACTTAAAATACGCAGCATAGATCAAAAGAGTTTTAACAGAAAGATTCGAAAAAAGATACAACAATAAGGTTGTTATTTAACGGCATGAAACGACAAGCATTCACTCCTGAACCAAAATTATCTTTTAAGACGCGTAGATTTTCCCCCGTTGCCGGATTCCATAACTGCGCAGAACCATCACTCGATGCTGACACTAGCAAATCATTTGTAATAGACCAATCAAAATCTGAAAACAATAATAAAGTctgagaaaaaaaagaacaataacAAACCAGTTAGAATTTGCCCAAATATTATTAGTTGAAattgtttacccaggatagcgtCTTCAGTTCCTTTtagtactgctatcaacaagggtcCTGAGAGGAGGGCCCTAACGCATTTAAAGCTCGCAGTTAAGCTAggaagtcgtgcaagcacagcgaTCGCTCAAtaagacaaccgcctaagatatcaatcctaatCTCATCCTGAACGGTAAGCAGAAAATATAGATTTACACTTTTAGAGTCTCTGACATGACTCAGCCGGAGTTTGAGTCCAAGACCTCCCGCAATGGAAGCTAGAACTCTACCACAAAGCTGCTAGTGCAAACATAATAAACCAATATACTAATTCGAACACAATAAACTACTATCAagtttattcttaaaaaatggAACCACCAGATGAAGCAAATTCAGGGGCAATGTAGAGTTTAAGGCCTCTTACAAAACTGCTATACCATCATAAAATATTGTATATTGCTGCGTGCTTCTCCCTAACATAGCATAACGGGTCACTGTCATTATCGGACATCTCGGCTTAACATGTTTGGTGCGTGTGAACAGCTGCTCGATTCTGAAAAACATTCTAGCAATACTCCCAACTCACCGTTCACTTCTTCTTTGTGGCCTAACAACATGGAAGTAACCGTTGGAGGAGTTGTGTTTAGCGCACAGATGGAGATCGTACAATCTCTTGATGAGCAAGCCAGCATGTACTTTTCATTGTGGGCGAACTTCACCGCAGTGACTAAAACGCGAGGAAAAAGCTGTTTCAACAGAGATTTACATTCTTCgtagaaattataaaaattatattcaatTATATTAAATAATACTCTGCACCAGGAAAGTTggcttcaaaaatgtttcttttgtaAACGCGTTTAACACAAAACGCTATTTGCAAAAGGGTGAGGGGAGGAAAACTCGTGAAGGGGTTGATTCAGCAACATTTGAATACGTATAAGATctgtaaaatttgtaaaatataataagTGGGGGTTTTTAAAATCCTTAATACTAATAAAATCTGTTCtactaaaaactaaaaattaataaacagtGGGTCCTAATAAGAGCGCGAGGGAGGTGGGTTGAGATGTTTTGGAAAACGAAGCAAACGGGGGACCGTCTATTCGGGATCCACGAGTAAGTGACAGGTAATTTTATTGACTCACCTGCGTCAGCGTGTTGATCGAAGATGTGAAACATTCCAGAAAAAGAATAGTTCTCACTTAGTGTTGTATTTCCAGCCATCGCTCTAATGTAAACACACAAATAATTAGCAAgatcacaaacaaacaaatcaacacACTTGTAGATATAAAATTCAACTAATTAGGAATTCGctaattttcttttgaaaatgaTCGATTTATAGATGCGTTGATATCAAGAAGCAACAGTCATTCGAatatttttgcgaaaatttcCGCAGAATCAGTAGCATAAGGTTTGGAGCACCAATTCAACTTCTTTAACAATATCAGATTTAGAAACAACATTTACTAAGCTTTAAAAAGGAAAGACACCAAAATAGTTTGAACCAGAGAAGAACGGGCGTTTTCAACTAAAAAAGTTCTCCCTCTTAAACTAAAGAGATTTATGCATGGTAAACAGGATGCTGACGTAGGAGTACATCGTTCACAAAACCTGCTAGCTGAAGCCTTCCTCGTTGGTACCACTCCCTCACTTTCCAAAAGTTCATCAGGAATACTCTCCGTCATCGGCATCATCTTTAACGAGCCAAAGCTACCAAAATTACGTGACGAACCACTGTGAAACCGACGATGTGTCGGGCGAAAACCATCATACGTATCTAAGTGCAGGTTGTCAAAACTCGcctgcaaaaaaaacaaaaaacaagcgATGATTATATATTTTGCTGACGTTTCGTGATTAGCAAAATTTGCGTCGACGTTGTTGAAGAGTCAAATCATAGGGATCAAACACAGGGCTTGAAATCCGATGAAATTAAACAAGAATATGTGTTTAAACAGCAATAGAAATAAAATTACGctatttattttgctttttgtcCCGATAATTTTGGTAAcacaaatattaaataaaatttgctGAAGCCGcgtaattttttataattacaaataatcaCGCCTGATTTTAAGCAGTGGAAGTAACAAAACTTTCGTGCTTATTCAACATACGTTTAGTGCTACTATTTTTGCGAATATTAATTTTCACGCTTTCCATCGATTTTGGCcaaatttcgcgaaattttataCTCGCAAAATACTCTTTCAGGTGCCATTTGaaaattcatataaaatatatggtcATTTCTCTCCCCACTAAATCATGCATTATCTAAAACACAATTCAACATTCGCTGAaatatttcacaatttttttccgAATCGCTAAAATTAGTACCCTCGAAATATCTTTAGCAAACGATCATcgttaaaatgtatttattttttcgaAATTAAAACTTCTACTATTAAGGTATCAACAGACACGAAACAGAACAAGAAGAAAATTATCCTCAACTTGTAGTGAGACTATTTTTTTCGATAATTACTGATTCACATATAAAAACACAGCTAAATTTCCAAACCCGTTTACACCAATGTTCCCTTAACTCCACCTTAATTTAAATcgaaaacaataattttaccTCGATCGAACTATTTCGACTGCGGAGACCAATACTTTGACTTCTaaaacaaacacacaaaaacaaatactaacattcttttttattaatatcAATCACAGAAATACGATATGTTGCTAAttacttttactaaaaaaaaaatattcatggtTTACCAGTTACACCTGATAAATGGCACACTAGCAAGCAGACATACCTTATACTATCTGTTACAGGAATTGGACCATACTTTTTATCAAGCAGTTGTTTGCGAAGATTCAAATATTGTCGACGAAAGGCTGGATTATGCTAAAATCATACATGAAATAATAACTGAGGAGAACTATACAGACAGTTCAGCATTCTGTTTTCAGACagatagaaaaaaaaacttcgtAGTTCACATTGTTTTACTGCACGATTGTGTGGTATATTCACAAGAATACAAAATACTACCTCCTTTTTAGCATTGTCTCGCAAAAGCTGTGAGCGTCTTCTTACATAAAGCGTACCTAAAAGCAGGTTACATTTACAGGCGGGTTTCTCCAAAACCAGTTCACACCTACATGTTGCATCTCTTAAAACCCAGGTTCCATGGCTATTTTTCAAAACCAAGTCACACCTACAGGTGTATCTCTTTAAAACCCAGGTTACATGGGTATTTTTCAAAACCAGGTCACAAATGTGGGTGTATTTACTGCTAGAACATACAACATAATAAACGAGTGAGTTGACTCGTTTTAAGTGCTATTCACACTCAAACTGTACGAAGGAACATAAAAGATATGACATCCTCAAAAAGTAGGCGTAGTTAAAAAATGCAAGCCAAGCTTAACAAAATTTGTATTGAGCAAGTCGTCAAAAACTTTAGTATGAAGAACTATGGATAAACTTGCTACACCAACAACACATCGTTCCGTCATTTTAGGTTAGTTTACTGTTGGTAACACTATGTGGAAAAAAGGCTTCTTAAATTTCAGCTAGTATCAGGGACGAATTTTTGCGAAATTGTTTAAAGCTTTCCCAGATTTTAATCAAAAGATCAAGAAGGTTAACGAAAGCCACAGCCatgtatgttttttatttcaactaattcaaaaatgtttcctaaACATGAAAGAATTACAGTAAGAGAATGAGTTTGTTACAAAAGCACCCAAGCACATGCAGTAAAAAGACACGAAAACTTACGAAATTGAGGATCAGTTTTTATTCTATAGTTGTTGTAACGCACATCCACAGCCAGAATATACTGCGCAATATTCATTGGTCCATTTATCGGGTATGAAAAAATTAGTTATTATTTAGCTACAGATTATCtgaaatgaaaattttagattatgataacaaaacaaacaaaatatactgcacacaacaacaagattttgcacaaaacattttttaactctATTCATACCAGGGTGTATGGGGGCGTGTGTAGTGCAGGGAGGGGGCGTAGTACTTCCCTTGTGTTGGACTATGTGCCACAAAAATTTAGAACGAATGTTTGTCAAAtgacaaataaaaatcatgcctAAATGATGACTGACAGCTGATTTTTTTGGTGATGTCATTGGGATAACCATTCTAATGTGTTATTAACGAAAGTATGGCAGGTTGGACACACACACCCTCCCTCCCCTCCCCCGGCATAAATAGGGTTAAGTAGAGAATAGTAATAATGATAAATTAACACAAAAGTTTAAAGCATCTAGCCGTTATGGCTACTAAACGGTTACATGTCAAAACAAGTGAATAAATCcttcaaattaaaattttaagtagTGCAAAATTTAGGTCCCATAAAAAACGTGTTCCTCATTTTAAAACACACAcgaaattactttttttctatTAAGAATGACCGATTGAGGAGAATTTAAGAACTGTCGTTAAGAGGACTAATCCAAACAAGGACGTTAAGAGACTAAAGAGAAGTGTTAAATACACAGGAAcaccataaaaacaaaatataaactatTTCTTGGATCATTATTGAAATCTAAGGCACGATAAAAAGTTTTGGCGTAAGTAATCTGGAGGTAAAAACTGACATTTcaaaatgttacaaaataagtttaatttcaGATATAGTCTGCAATAGTAAAAGACAACATATAGGTTGTCAATGTGAGATATATTAATGGTAGATATTATCAGCGTATTTATCAATGTCGCATATAGAACGTGGCATATATTATAAACGTGGCATATATTATCAAAGTAGTATATATTATCAAAATTTTCCTCTGATgataattttaatatatttttttcatcttaaacaaatcttcaaaaaatattttaaataatctaCCAAGAGAgcagaaatgtattttttttaactgctcGAACAGTTTGAATATGTTTACTTAAATCTATCATCTTTGGTTCAGACAGACAGTgagcattattatataaactaCTCGTAAGCCCTTGAAAAATTCACGAGAATTCGCCATCACAGCAAAGTCGATAAaagtatatcgcatttgttattcGCAGCTTGAATATTTCGTGCTTTTGACCCACAGATAAaatgcggctattattatagaaacgTAAACTAAGGCTTACTATAAATTCTTTATTAACAATAAGAACCAAAAGATTTAGTAAAAAAACTaagtgtagataaaaaaatataaaataatatgaaaaataataacatatttacaataacaaattcgatataaacaataaaaatatttctaataaatctcagttaaaaatatttagataaattcgATATAAAATGCATTATCATATAATTTCTATTAatcgtataatttttttcattactacaatattatttattaat contains:
- the LOC130649001 gene encoding WD repeat-containing protein 13-like; this translates as MNIAQYILAVDVRYNNYRIKTDPQFRTLYVRRRSQLLRDNAKKEHNPAFRRQYLNLRKQLLDKKYGPIPVTDSIRSQSIGLRSRNSSIEASFDNLHLDTYDGFRPTHRRFHSGSSRNFGSFGSLKMMPMTESIPDELLESEGVVPTRKASASRAMAGNTTLSENYSFSGMFHIFDQHADAVTAVKFAHNEKYMLACSSRDCTISICALNTTPPTVTSMLLGHKEEVNDFDWSITNDLLVSASSDGSAQLWNPATGENLRVLKDNFGSGVNACRFMPLNNNLIVTGNKRGHVQVFNMSTGKCTKDGVAKGTTSIRCLEFDLSGTLLWTGDEKGVVTSFIFNIVTGKLSRGKKISLSENNCITSISARTWISREARDPSLLVSSASNALHLYGISGFNSHLHLKASFPIAHQKYPIRSSFCPLMSFRQGACVVTGSEDMSVYFFNIDEPQKPLNTLLGHSSPVLDVCWNYDESLLASCDLEGTVIIWKRQQLKNVNSH